The Deltaproteobacteria bacterium nucleotide sequence ACTCTGGGCGGCAGCAGCGACGCCTTTGTGAGCAAGTTTACCACGGATGGCACAGCCATTCTGTTTTCTACTTACCTTGGCGGCAGCGGCGACGAGGCGGGCAACAGCATTGCCGTGAGCAGCAGCGGCCAGCCATTCATAGTAGGCAGGACGGATTCTGGCGATTTTCCCACAGTGAACGCTTTTGATGATGGGTTGGACGGCAGCAGCGACGCCTTTGTAAGCAAGTTGAAGACGGATGGTACAGACTTCATCTTTTCCACCTATCTGGGCGGCAGCGGGGATGAAATGGCCTATGGTGTTGCCGTGGATGGCTCAGGTAACAGCTACATCACGGGTGCCACCAGTTCAGATGATTTTCCGACGAAGAATGCTTTTGACGAGGAACTCGGCGGTGCGGCCGACGCTTTTGTGAGCAAGTTGAATACTGCGGGCAATGATCTCATCTATTCCACCTATGTCGGCGGGGGTGTGGCCAATGATATGGGCAACGCTATTGCGGTAGACGGCTCGAAAAACAGCTACATCACCGGTGTGACCAACTCGCCTGACTTCCCCACCACGGCGAACGCTTTTGACGGTGGACTCGAAGCTGAATTGGAGGCATTTATAACCAAAGTCGACTCCAGCGGCAACTTCCTGCAATACTCCACCTATCTGGGCGGCAGCGGCAATCGGACTGTTGCCAATGACATTGCCGTAGACGGCAGCGGCCTGGCCTATATCACCGGCAAGACTTCGGCTGCTGACTTTCCCTTGCAGGATCCTCTGACTACGAATCAGAACCTGCAGGGTGCTGCCGATGCCTTTGTGGTCAAGCTGGCAGGTGACGGCGCCTCTCTGGAGTATTCCACCTATCTTGGTGGAGGCGGTGACAATGATGTGGGTCTTGGCATCGCAGTTGACAGCAACAACAGGGCCTACCTTACCGGCAGCACGGATTCCAGTGATTTCCCACTGAAAAGCGCCCTGGACAACTCTTTGAGTGGTCCTTCCGACGCTTTTGTAACCAAGTTGAGCAGTTCTGGTACAGATCTGCTCTACTCCACCTATCTGGGCGGCAGTGGTTCGGAGTCTGGAAATGCTATTGCGGTGGACAGCAGCAACAGGGCCTATATTGCCGGCACCACCGAGTCGAGCGATTTCCCACTGAAGAACGCTGTGGACGACACCCTGGACGGTGCTGCGGACGGCTTTGTAACCAAGTTGAACACCACGGGCACAGCACTGGTCTACTCCACCTATCTGGGCGGCAGTGGTTCGGAGTCTGGAAATGCTATTGCGGTGGACAGCAGCGGCAGGGCCTACATTGCCGGCACCACTGATTCGCCTGATTTCCCGACGAAAAATGCACTGGACAGCACCTTGACTGGTCCTTCAGACGGTTTTGTGTGCAGACTTACTAGTGCCGGAACGGTTCTGTCGTACTCTACTTACCTGGGGGGAAAGAACTCCGAGACCTGTGCTGATATCGCGGTGGACAGCAACAACAGGGCTTATGTTTGATGTTTTTGTGAGCAAGCTTTTGCCTGATGGCAGTGATTTCGTCTTTTCCACCTACCTTGGCGGCAGTGGAGCTGACTCGGGCAGGAGCATTGCAGTGGACGGCAGCGGCGACAGCTATATTACCGGCGTTACCAGTTCGGATGATTTTCCAGTACAGAACGCTTTTCAGGCTGACCTGGCAGGCACTGGTGATGCCTTTGTGAGCAAGCTGGAAAGCGATGGCAGCGGTCTGGTCTACTCCTCCTATCTGGGAGGCAAGGCTGCCCGCCGCGGAGGCGGCGGCGGCGGAGGCGGCGGCGGGGGCGGCGGCGCCAGTTGCTTCATTGCCACGGCTGCCTATGGTTCGCCGCTGGCAAATCAGGTGAAAATACTTCGGCATTTTCGCGATCGGGTGTTGCTCCACTATGGTGTGGGCAGAGTGCTGGTACGGTCTTATTACCGTTATTCTCCGCCGGTGGCCCACTTTATCAGCAAGAGGCCCCTGTTGAGGCTGGCTGTACGGTGGGCACTTCTGCCAGTTATTGGCTTTGCCTGGCTGGCACTCAGACTTGAACCGCTGGCAGCGGGTGCCAGTGGGCTCTTACTGCTGACGGTTATGAGCGTGTTGCTCTACGTTATGCTGAGAAGCAGGGGCAAACATCCTACTACATAAAGGTTCTCAGGTAATGCATGCCGTGCCTGCCGCAACCGGAGGATTGTTGCACCGAGATTTGCTCAATCAGCGCGAGGACGGTACTGCACCTGGAGTGGACAGAGGAGGTAGGCGTGGTACAGCGGCTGTTACTGAGCGGGACTGTTATTCTGCTGCTGGTGGCATTCAACTGCGATGCACTTGCCGCTTCCTATTATCACAGGACATTCACTCGGAAGGAGATTGAGACAATGGAGCAGACGAGGGCAGTGATAAAGACAAAGTTTGGTGACATCACTCTCGGGTTCTTCCCGGATGTTGCCCCCAACCATGTGAGCAGCTTTCTGGA carries:
- a CDS encoding SBBP repeat-containing protein gives rise to the protein TLGGSSDAFVSKFTTDGTAILFSTYLGGSGDEAGNSIAVSSSGQPFIVGRTDSGDFPTVNAFDDGLDGSSDAFVSKLKTDGTDFIFSTYLGGSGDEMAYGVAVDGSGNSYITGATSSDDFPTKNAFDEELGGAADAFVSKLNTAGNDLIYSTYVGGGVANDMGNAIAVDGSKNSYITGVTNSPDFPTTANAFDGGLEAELEAFITKVDSSGNFLQYSTYLGGSGNRTVANDIAVDGSGLAYITGKTSAADFPLQDPLTTNQNLQGAADAFVVKLAGDGASLEYSTYLGGGGDNDVGLGIAVDSNNRAYLTGSTDSSDFPLKSALDNSLSGPSDAFVTKLSSSGTDLLYSTYLGGSGSESGNAIAVDSSNRAYIAGTTESSDFPLKNAVDDTLDGAADGFVTKLNTTGTALVYSTYLGGSGSESGNAIAVDSSGRAYIAGTTDSPDFPTKNALDSTLTGPSDGFVCRLTSAGTVLSYSTYLGGKNSETCADIAVDSNNRAYV
- a CDS encoding SBBP repeat-containing protein, with the translated sequence MFDVFVSKLLPDGSDFVFSTYLGGSGADSGRSIAVDGSGDSYITGVTSSDDFPVQNAFQADLAGTGDAFVSKLESDGSGLVYSSYLGGKAARRGGGGGGGGGGGGGASCFIATAAYGSPLANQVKILRHFRDRVLLHYGVGRVLVRSYYRYSPPVAHFISKRPLLRLAVRWALLPVIGFAWLALRLEPLAAGASGLLLLTVMSVLLYVMLRSRGKHPTT